A DNA window from Pseudomonas sp. B21-056 contains the following coding sequences:
- the thrS gene encoding threonine--tRNA ligase, whose translation MPTITLPDGSQRSFDHPVSVAEVAASIGAGLAKATLAGKVNGKLVDASDVIDSDATLQIITPKDEEGLEIIRHSCAHLVGHAVKQLYPSAKMVIGPVIDEGFYYDIAFERPFTPDDMAAIEQRMQQLIEKDYDVIKKVTPRAEVIEVFKARGEDYKLRLVEDMPDEQAMGLYYHEEYVDMCRGPHVPNTRFLKSFKLTKLSGAYWRGDAKNEQLQRVYGTAWADKKQLAAYIQRIEEAEKRDHRKIGKRLGLFHTQEESPGMVFWHPNGWTMYQVLEQYMRQVQRENGYLEIKTPQVVDRSLWEKSGHWANYADNMFTTQSENRDYAIKPMNCPCHVQVFNQGLKSYRELPMRLAEFGACHRNEPSGALHGIMRVRAFTQDDAHIFCTEEQMQAESAAFIKLTMDVYRDFGFTEVEMKLSTRPEKRVGSDELWDRAEAALAAALDSAGLAYDLQPGEGAFYGPKIEFSLKDCLGRVWQCGTLQLDFNLPIRLGAEYVSEDNSRKHPVMLHRAILGSFERFVGILIEHYEGAFPAWLAPTQAVIMNITDKQADFAAEVEKTLNQSGFRAKSDLRNEKIGFKIREHTLLKVPYLLVIGDREVEMQTVAVRTREGADLGSMPVAEFAEFLAQAVSRRGRPDSE comes from the coding sequence ATGCCAACTATTACTCTTCCCGACGGCAGTCAACGTTCATTCGATCATCCGGTATCCGTAGCCGAGGTCGCCGCATCCATCGGTGCAGGCCTGGCCAAGGCCACCCTGGCCGGCAAGGTCAACGGCAAACTGGTGGATGCCAGTGATGTCATCGACAGCGACGCCACGCTGCAAATCATCACGCCCAAGGATGAAGAGGGACTGGAGATCATTCGCCACTCCTGCGCGCACCTGGTCGGCCATGCGGTCAAGCAGTTGTACCCGAGCGCGAAGATGGTCATCGGGCCGGTCATCGATGAAGGCTTCTATTACGACATCGCCTTCGAGCGTCCTTTTACCCCGGACGACATGGCTGCGATCGAACAGCGCATGCAGCAGCTGATCGAGAAGGACTACGACGTCATCAAGAAAGTCACCCCGCGCGCCGAAGTCATCGAAGTCTTCAAGGCCCGTGGCGAAGACTACAAGCTGCGTCTGGTGGAAGACATGCCGGACGAGCAGGCCATGGGCCTGTACTACCACGAAGAATACGTCGACATGTGCCGCGGTCCGCACGTGCCGAATACCCGTTTCCTGAAGTCCTTCAAGCTGACCAAGCTGTCCGGCGCCTACTGGCGTGGCGACGCGAAGAACGAGCAGTTGCAGCGTGTCTATGGCACTGCCTGGGCGGACAAGAAGCAACTGGCGGCCTACATCCAGCGCATCGAGGAAGCCGAGAAGCGCGATCACCGCAAGATCGGCAAGCGCCTGGGCCTGTTCCATACCCAGGAAGAATCCCCGGGCATGGTGTTCTGGCACCCGAACGGCTGGACGATGTACCAGGTGCTCGAGCAGTACATGCGTCAGGTCCAGCGTGAAAACGGCTACCTGGAGATCAAGACGCCGCAAGTGGTGGACCGCAGCCTGTGGGAAAAATCCGGGCACTGGGCCAACTACGCCGACAACATGTTCACCACCCAGTCGGAAAACCGCGACTACGCCATCAAGCCGATGAACTGCCCTTGCCACGTGCAGGTGTTCAACCAGGGCCTGAAAAGCTACCGCGAGCTGCCGATGCGCCTGGCCGAGTTCGGTGCCTGCCACCGCAACGAGCCGTCGGGTGCGCTGCATGGCATCATGCGCGTGCGTGCGTTTACCCAGGACGATGCGCACATCTTCTGCACCGAAGAGCAGATGCAGGCTGAATCCGCCGCGTTCATCAAGCTGACCATGGACGTCTACCGTGACTTCGGCTTCACCGAAGTCGAGATGAAGTTGTCCACTCGTCCGGAAAAACGCGTCGGCTCCGATGAGCTATGGGATCGCGCCGAAGCCGCTCTGGCCGCTGCGCTCGACAGCGCGGGCCTTGCGTACGACCTGCAGCCGGGCGAGGGGGCTTTCTACGGTCCGAAGATCGAATTCTCGCTGAAAGATTGTCTGGGTCGTGTCTGGCAATGTGGTACCTTGCAGCTCGATTTCAACCTGCCGATCCGTCTGGGCGCCGAATACGTGTCCGAAGACAACAGTCGCAAGCACCCGGTCATGCTTCACCGCGCGATCCTCGGTTCCTTCGAGCGTTTCGTCGGGATTCTGATCGAACATTACGAGGGCGCGTTCCCTGCGTGGCTGGCGCCGACCCAGGCAGTGATCATGAATATCACTGATAAACAGGCAGATTTTGCCGCCGAGGTCGAAAAAACCCTCAACCAAAGCGGATTTCGTGCCAAGTCTGACTTGAGAAATGAAAAGATCGGCTTTAAAATCCGCGAGCATACTTTGCTCAAGGTTCCCTATCTCTTGGTTATTGGAGATCGGGAGGTCGAGATGCAGACTGTCGCTGTGCGTACTCGTGAAGGTGCTGACCTGGGCTCGATGCCCGTCGCCGAATTCGCCGAGTTCCTCGCGCAAGCGGTTTCCCGGCGTGGTCGCCCAGATTCGGAGTAA
- the infC gene encoding translation initiation factor IF-3 has product MIIKREMRQDKRAAPKAPINENISAREVRLIGADGEQIGIVSIDEALRIAEEAKLDLVEISADAVPPVCRVMDYGKSIFEKKKQIAAAKKNQKQIQVKEIKFRPGTEEGDYQVKLRNLVRFLSDGDRAKVSLRFRGREMAHQELGMELLKRVEQDLLEYGSVEQHPKMEGRQLIMVIAPKKKK; this is encoded by the coding sequence ATTATTATTAAGCGTGAAATGAGACAAGATAAACGAGCTGCACCGAAGGCCCCGATCAACGAGAATATCTCGGCACGCGAGGTTCGGTTAATTGGCGCTGACGGCGAGCAGATTGGCATCGTCTCGATTGATGAAGCGCTTCGTATTGCTGAAGAAGCCAAGCTTGATCTGGTGGAAATTTCCGCAGACGCAGTCCCACCGGTTTGCCGGGTGATGGACTACGGCAAGTCGATCTTCGAGAAGAAGAAGCAGATTGCCGCGGCGAAGAAAAACCAGAAGCAGATTCAGGTAAAAGAAATCAAGTTTCGTCCAGGGACGGAGGAAGGGGATTACCAGGTAAAACTGCGCAACCTGGTACGTTTCCTGAGTGACGGGGACAGGGCCAAGGTATCCTTGCGATTCCGCGGCCGTGAGATGGCCCACCAGGAGCTGGGGATGGAACTCCTCAAGCGGGTTGAACAAGACCTGCTCGAGTACGGTTCGGTCGAACAGCATCCTAAGATGGAAGGACGCCAGCTGATCATGGTCATCGCCCCGAAAAAGAAGAAGTAA